The candidate division KSB1 bacterium genome window below encodes:
- a CDS encoding type II secretion system protein produces MKKLLVNKFSTQKLNAFLKDNHGFTLIEIIFTIMFASIALFATMTMMSTSMLGSMNVEFMNTSANLANVKMEELFSDKKTRGYGYIQESNYPYETNVDDFPGFNRYVEITTQATDKKITVRVTHPDIGDCVMVAFMTNY; encoded by the coding sequence ATGAAAAAGCTGTTAGTAAATAAATTTAGCACTCAAAAGTTGAACGCTTTTCTGAAAGACAACCACGGTTTTACCTTGATCGAAATCATCTTTACCATCATGTTTGCGAGCATTGCTTTGTTTGCGACAATGACCATGATGTCTACCAGTATGTTGGGCAGTATGAATGTTGAATTCATGAACACCTCAGCGAATTTAGCCAACGTAAAAATGGAAGAACTTTTTTCTGATAAAAAAACCCGGGGCTATGGCTACATACAAGAAAGTAACTATCCCTATGAAACAAATGTGGATGACTTTCCAGGTTTTAACCGATATGTCGAAATTACAACTCAAGCTACCGACAAGAAAATCACGGTTCGGGTTACACATCCGGACATAGGAGATTGCGTCATGGTGGCGTTCATGACAAATTACTAA
- a CDS encoding DUF4900 domain-containing protein, which yields MIKLFSDERGISLIMTIIAALFLSILGYLTISTVVTDSRLGVRSLNSSQAFWLAESGLELTYRWLQFQDPPPGGTAAFLHYNQHPEGGGTFTVTVDPDNGNPGTYLKKYKISSVGKVDLTVRKLEIEMLTTTFNKFGYLTGDEGGTIWFNTGDLLEGPVHSNDQISIVGSPVFMGKVTSTASSFNQGSPFNPDFQHSYQLGVPPVIFPTEQDVLDNYWSENTEPPPLLIDVRFGRKAKLKFKANGTLQYSVWHFDGGTKVWDTNNEIRNMDELNGFIQVLGSIKVKGTVDGVVTLFASGDITITDDIVYEMSDTNGKPNPGCDDYL from the coding sequence ATGATTAAATTATTCTCTGACGAACGAGGGATCTCATTGATCATGACGATCATTGCAGCATTGTTTTTATCGATTCTGGGTTACTTGACAATTTCAACGGTTGTCACGGACAGTCGATTGGGCGTGAGAAGCCTGAATTCATCGCAAGCATTTTGGTTAGCAGAAAGCGGCCTTGAATTGACTTATCGCTGGCTGCAGTTTCAGGATCCACCACCGGGAGGAACCGCTGCGTTTTTGCATTACAACCAACATCCGGAGGGTGGCGGCACTTTCACCGTGACAGTCGACCCGGATAACGGAAATCCCGGAACTTATTTAAAAAAATATAAAATCAGTTCAGTAGGGAAAGTTGACCTGACGGTCAGGAAACTTGAAATTGAAATGCTGACCACGACTTTTAATAAGTTCGGTTACTTGACTGGGGATGAAGGCGGCACCATCTGGTTCAACACCGGAGATTTACTTGAAGGCCCGGTTCATAGTAACGACCAGATTTCAATCGTTGGCAGCCCGGTATTTATGGGAAAGGTCACCAGTACAGCTTCTTCATTTAATCAAGGCAGTCCTTTCAATCCTGATTTTCAACACAGTTATCAACTCGGTGTCCCACCGGTCATTTTTCCAACTGAGCAGGATGTTCTGGATAACTATTGGTCTGAAAATACAGAGCCTCCCCCCCTGCTTATCGACGTCCGTTTTGGGAGAAAAGCCAAGCTCAAATTCAAAGCAAACGGCACCCTGCAGTATAGCGTCTGGCATTTCGACGGAGGCACGAAAGTCTGGGACACGAATAATGAGATAAGAAATATGGATGAGCTAAACGGTTTTATACAGGTTTTGGGCAGCATTAAAGTTAAAGGAACGGTCGATGGCGTTGTGACATTATTTGCCTCAGGAGACATTACGATCACCGATGACATTGTTTATGAAATGTCTGATACTAATGGCAAACCCAACCCAGGCTGTGACGACTACCT
- the tadA gene encoding Flp pilus assembly complex ATPase component TadA: MVKEEDKKFGELLFNKGILSKAQLLEVFNFKKHNNEELSQIIINKGFAEDEDVIDCLAEVLNIPFVQLQDYAVDPAVLEIVPKELSIKHKVFPVFKIENSLTIAMVNPGDVQVIDRLHRETGYEIEPAVSLERDVMKAIETHYEGAKEIDSSLDEVIQDIQNEKPEKEETTSADKLKQLSAETPVVKLVNLVLSQAIMERASDIHIEPEEKTLQVRYRVDGILHDSLTPPKHLQAAIISRVKILANLDIAESRIPQDGRFQILINGREIDFRVSTLPTVYGENIVLRILDKSSLMLNLEDLGIEQEAYKKLQEMISSSYGVILVSGPTGSGKTTTLYSILHGLNTPDKNIITVEDPVEYRLKRIRQAQVNVKAGLTFATGLRAILRQDPDILMVGEIRDSETAKIAIESALTGHLVLSTIHTNDAPGGLTRLTEMGIEPFLSASAIIGIIAQRLVRKLCDNCKVSYKATASNLSELRLTDGIKDVKFYRAEGCFQCRNTGYKGRNGIYEIMAVDEEIRELTLNGASADQIKRAAIKNGMRNLRYDGIRKAMQGMTSVEEVLRITNAS; the protein is encoded by the coding sequence ATGGTCAAAGAAGAAGATAAAAAATTTGGTGAACTTCTCTTTAATAAAGGGATTCTTAGTAAAGCACAACTGCTCGAAGTTTTTAATTTTAAAAAACATAACAACGAAGAACTCAGCCAAATTATCATCAATAAAGGTTTTGCCGAAGATGAAGATGTAATAGACTGTCTGGCGGAAGTTTTGAACATTCCATTTGTTCAATTGCAAGATTACGCAGTTGACCCCGCCGTCCTGGAAATTGTCCCCAAAGAATTATCGATCAAACATAAAGTTTTCCCCGTTTTTAAAATTGAAAACAGCCTGACAATCGCCATGGTTAATCCGGGCGATGTGCAAGTCATCGATAGGCTGCACAGGGAAACCGGCTATGAAATTGAGCCCGCGGTCAGTCTTGAGAGAGACGTCATGAAGGCGATAGAAACTCATTATGAAGGGGCGAAAGAGATTGATTCTTCTCTTGATGAAGTTATCCAGGACATTCAAAACGAAAAACCCGAAAAGGAAGAAACCACTTCCGCAGACAAGCTAAAACAACTCAGCGCTGAAACACCCGTGGTAAAACTGGTGAATCTCGTGCTTTCTCAGGCAATTATGGAGAGGGCTAGTGATATTCACATTGAGCCAGAAGAAAAAACGCTGCAAGTCAGGTATCGGGTGGATGGTATTTTGCATGACAGCCTGACGCCGCCGAAACATTTGCAAGCCGCCATCATTTCCCGCGTCAAGATTTTAGCGAACCTTGATATTGCGGAAAGCCGTATCCCGCAAGACGGCAGATTTCAGATTTTAATTAATGGACGTGAGATTGATTTTCGCGTGTCAACGCTTCCGACAGTTTACGGAGAAAATATTGTCTTAAGGATTTTAGACAAAAGCAGCCTCATGCTAAATCTTGAAGACTTGGGGATTGAACAGGAAGCTTATAAAAAGCTGCAGGAAATGATTTCCAGTTCTTATGGCGTCATTTTAGTGAGCGGTCCTACTGGCAGCGGTAAAACCACAACTTTATACTCGATTTTACATGGTTTAAACACACCGGACAAGAACATTATTACCGTAGAGGACCCCGTTGAATATCGATTGAAGCGAATTCGGCAGGCCCAGGTGAATGTCAAGGCCGGGTTAACTTTTGCCACCGGACTTCGGGCGATTTTGCGGCAAGACCCGGATATCTTGATGGTCGGCGAGATTCGTGATTCAGAAACGGCTAAGATTGCCATCGAATCAGCGCTGACAGGTCACCTCGTTCTTTCGACAATCCACACGAATGATGCCCCTGGCGGCTTGACCCGCTTAACCGAAATGGGTATCGAACCATTTTTGAGCGCTTCCGCCATCATTGGAATTATTGCCCAGCGTCTGGTCAGAAAACTTTGTGATAACTGCAAAGTGTCCTATAAAGCAACTGCTTCCAATCTTTCGGAATTGCGCCTTACGGATGGAATTAAGGATGTCAAATTTTACCGTGCTGAAGGATGCTTTCAGTGCAGAAATACCGGCTATAAAGGTCGAAACGGGATTTATGAAATTATGGCGGTGGATGAGGAAATCCGGGAACTGACCTTAAATGGCGCATCGGCAGATCAAATTAAGCGAGCTGCCATTAAAAATGGGATGCGAAATCTCAGGTATGATGGCATCCGAAAAGCCATGCAAGGAATGACTTCGGTGGAAGAAGTATTGCGCATTACAAATGCGAGTTAA
- a CDS encoding prepilin peptidase, whose product MNVQIPLIFLFGLIFGSFLNVCIYRLPKKQSIVWPGSHCPSCKSSIPFWQNIPVLSYIFLTGKCKNCKFRISFIYPFVEILTGILLVVVWQHYGLTLSFLHYSILVLFLLPISFIDLDTKLILNVLIFPGIIIGLCSSIFLNQISIMNAVSGLFLGGGFLWCVGLLGNSIFKKESMGGGDIKLGAMIGIFLGPNVLIALFLAFFLALPVIAIGLSTKRLKVGSTVPFGPFISLGAVIIVCYGQSLLHQYLNFVGSL is encoded by the coding sequence TTGAATGTTCAAATACCGTTGATTTTTTTGTTCGGTTTGATTTTTGGAAGTTTTCTGAATGTTTGTATTTACCGTCTTCCAAAAAAACAATCCATTGTGTGGCCAGGTTCACATTGCCCTTCCTGTAAAAGCTCTATCCCGTTTTGGCAAAATATCCCGGTCTTAAGCTATATTTTTCTTACAGGAAAGTGTAAGAATTGCAAATTTAGAATTTCGTTTATTTACCCTTTTGTTGAAATTCTTACAGGTATTCTTCTGGTTGTTGTCTGGCAACACTACGGTTTGACGTTGTCATTTTTGCATTATTCGATTTTAGTTTTATTCCTCTTACCGATTAGTTTCATCGATCTGGACACCAAGTTGATTTTAAATGTACTTATCTTTCCGGGCATTATCATAGGTTTATGTTCATCTATTTTTCTTAACCAGATTTCCATCATGAATGCAGTGTCCGGGTTGTTTTTGGGAGGGGGGTTCTTGTGGTGTGTTGGGCTGTTAGGGAATTCGATTTTCAAAAAAGAAAGCATGGGTGGCGGAGACATCAAGTTGGGTGCGATGATCGGGATTTTCCTGGGACCCAATGTTCTCATTGCGCTTTTCCTGGCCTTCTTTCTTGCCTTACCCGTCATTGCCATTGGACTCTCAACAAAGAGGCTTAAAGTTGGCAGCACCGTGCCTTTTGGACCCTTTATTTCACTTGGTGCAGTAATTATTGTGTGTTATGGCCAATCACTTCTTCATCAGTATTTAAATTTTGTCGGAAGCTTATAA
- a CDS encoding sigma-54-dependent Fis family transcriptional regulator, with product MTKGASILAVDDEADFVDSLSSILTKHEYSVDTSCSGYEALQMLSIRPYDLVLLDLTMPLISGIDTLKRIQRIDPGLPVIILTGDSRVGTVVDAMKLGAYDFFPKPLDWERLEIAIKNALITKELRGEVSRLQGQLKSKYSFKQIIGNSKSMQDVFRSLERVVEANVTVSIRGESGTGKELLARSIHFNGLRKQKAFVAVNCAAIPESLLESELFGHEKGAFTGAIARRAGKFEQADGGTLFLDEIGDMPHSTQVKILRVLQERQFQRVGGTETVEVDVRVISATNKNLEEEMKKGNFREDLYYRINVYPIFVPPLRKRREDIPALAAFFLGKYNKEYRRKVKAILPQTLDYLMNYEWPGNVRELENVLERSFLHASDGVLAAEHLPITITSFKEDLNSGDSFINLKKVVSLTRQITPLKDLEKEVLQQAIKLTNYNMSNAALELGIGRTTLYRKLEKYGITLRR from the coding sequence ATGACGAAAGGTGCATCGATTCTCGCGGTTGATGATGAAGCAGATTTTGTAGATTCCTTAAGTTCAATTTTAACGAAACACGAATATAGTGTGGACACCTCTTGTTCCGGTTATGAAGCTCTGCAGATGTTGAGTATTCGGCCTTATGATTTAGTTCTTCTCGATTTAACGATGCCGTTGATTAGCGGTATCGACACTTTAAAGCGAATTCAGAGAATTGATCCGGGATTGCCGGTGATTATTCTGACCGGTGACAGCCGGGTCGGTACCGTCGTCGATGCGATGAAACTTGGGGCTTATGATTTTTTTCCGAAACCCCTGGATTGGGAAAGGCTGGAGATCGCAATTAAAAACGCTTTGATTACCAAAGAACTGCGTGGTGAAGTTTCCCGCTTGCAAGGTCAATTGAAAAGTAAGTACAGCTTTAAACAGATTATTGGCAACAGTAAAAGTATGCAGGATGTGTTTAGAAGTCTTGAACGAGTTGTTGAGGCAAACGTGACCGTCTCAATCCGTGGTGAAAGCGGGACTGGCAAGGAGCTGTTAGCACGTTCAATTCATTTTAACGGCCTTAGAAAACAAAAGGCGTTTGTCGCTGTCAACTGTGCAGCGATTCCTGAAAGTCTGTTAGAGAGCGAACTCTTCGGTCATGAGAAAGGCGCATTTACCGGTGCAATCGCAAGACGTGCCGGTAAGTTTGAGCAAGCGGATGGCGGCACCCTTTTCCTCGATGAAATCGGTGACATGCCGCACTCGACTCAGGTCAAGATACTCAGGGTTTTGCAGGAACGCCAGTTCCAAAGGGTCGGCGGCACCGAGACCGTGGAAGTAGATGTGCGTGTCATCTCCGCGACCAACAAGAATCTCGAAGAGGAGATGAAAAAAGGAAATTTCAGAGAAGACCTTTACTATCGAATAAACGTCTACCCGATATTTGTACCGCCGTTGAGAAAACGTCGCGAAGATATCCCGGCTTTGGCTGCATTCTTTCTTGGGAAATATAATAAAGAATATCGCAGAAAAGTCAAAGCCATTTTGCCGCAAACATTGGATTATTTAATGAATTACGAGTGGCCGGGTAATGTTCGGGAATTGGAGAATGTTCTTGAGCGCTCTTTTTTACATGCTTCTGATGGGGTTCTGGCTGCCGAGCATTTGCCCATAACCATTACTTCTTTTAAAGAAGATTTAAACAGTGGCGATTCATTTATCAATCTAAAAAAAGTCGTGTCACTTACCAGGCAGATCACTCCATTGAAAGATCTGGAAAAGGAAGTTTTGCAGCAGGCGATAAAGCTGACAAATTATAACATGTCCAACGCGGCTTTGGAACTGGGAATCGGCCGGACCACCTTGTACCGGAAACTTGAGAAATACGGAATTACTTTGAGAAGGTAA
- a CDS encoding type II secretion system F family protein, with the protein MPKFEYKAIKPDGSEVTEVMEAKDSDAVTRYLDKLGYLPLKIKQSGGGLNLKLFSNRRKLKDAEVVMFTRQLVTLLRAGVPLLSCLDALVEQADSEGLKEIIEKIYVDIESGLSLSDAIKRHPKEFSELYINSIKAGEMGGALDKVLERLVELMEHEQETNARIKSAMRYPIIVVVTLVLAFVALMMLVVPNFIDLFTKMKIELPLPTRLLIGFHYVLSNYWYLVIAGLSAIAFGFFKYIKTEKGAFRWDQFMITVPIFGDLNLKTAMSRFTRMFETLNSSGLPILQTLEITAKTVGNIVIGKEIEKAAAGVLQGAGLAGPLSEGKIFPPMVIRMISIGEQSGSLDTMLLNVSKHYDTEVEYAVKNLTSMIEPVLTVGVGVIVLFLALAIFLPMWSLTTLAQ; encoded by the coding sequence ATGCCGAAATTTGAATACAAAGCCATTAAACCTGACGGTTCTGAAGTTACCGAGGTCATGGAGGCAAAAGATTCCGACGCTGTCACCAGATACCTCGATAAACTTGGTTATTTGCCTCTTAAAATTAAACAGTCTGGCGGCGGGCTCAACCTCAAACTTTTTTCAAATAGAAGGAAATTAAAAGACGCCGAAGTAGTTATGTTCACCAGGCAGCTTGTCACTTTACTTCGGGCCGGTGTGCCGCTCCTGTCCTGTCTTGATGCCCTGGTCGAGCAAGCCGATAGCGAGGGACTCAAGGAAATCATCGAAAAAATTTATGTCGATATCGAGAGCGGGTTGAGCCTTTCCGACGCTATAAAACGGCATCCTAAAGAATTTTCTGAGCTTTATATCAACTCTATCAAAGCGGGTGAAATGGGCGGCGCGCTCGATAAGGTGCTAGAAAGGTTAGTCGAGCTCATGGAGCATGAGCAGGAAACCAATGCACGCATTAAAAGTGCTATGCGTTACCCGATTATTGTTGTCGTGACTCTCGTTCTCGCTTTTGTCGCTTTGATGATGTTAGTTGTGCCTAATTTCATTGACTTGTTTACGAAAATGAAAATCGAATTGCCTCTGCCGACTCGACTGTTAATTGGGTTTCATTATGTGCTCTCGAATTACTGGTATTTAGTGATTGCCGGCCTTTCTGCAATTGCTTTCGGATTTTTTAAATACATAAAAACTGAAAAGGGCGCCTTTCGCTGGGATCAGTTTATGATCACGGTTCCCATTTTCGGTGACTTAAATCTAAAAACCGCAATGTCGAGATTTACCAGAATGTTCGAAACCTTAAATAGCAGTGGCTTACCGATTCTTCAGACTCTGGAAATAACTGCGAAAACCGTTGGAAATATAGTTATCGGAAAAGAAATTGAAAAAGCCGCAGCTGGAGTTCTTCAAGGGGCGGGCCTTGCAGGGCCTCTGTCCGAAGGAAAGATTTTTCCACCCATGGTTATCCGAATGATTTCAATCGGCGAACAGTCCGGTTCTTTGGATACTATGCTTTTAAACGTATCAAAACATTATGACACCGAAGTGGAGTATGCGGTCAAAAATCTCACCTCAATGATAGAGCCGGTTCTAACGGTTGGCGTCGGCGTAATTGTTCTTTTCTTAGCGCTTGCAATTTTTCTACCCATGTGGAGTCTCACTACATTGGCGCAGTAG
- a CDS encoding type II secretion system protein, with product MNNQSGFTLIELIMVIVIIGILAAIAVPQFVDLSASAETSQCKANQGSVDAAASIAYADSAIAGNAQFPTVLAGSMFRDGNVPTCPVTPGNFTYNNVTGTASCTTTNHPR from the coding sequence ATGAACAACCAAAGTGGTTTTACTCTCATCGAATTAATTATGGTGATCGTAATCATCGGTATTTTGGCAGCTATCGCCGTTCCCCAGTTCGTTGATCTCAGTGCGAGTGCTGAAACTTCACAATGTAAGGCGAACCAGGGCTCAGTAGATGCGGCCGCTTCAATTGCTTATGCTGACAGTGCCATTGCCGGCAATGCCCAATTCCCGACCGTCTTAGCAGGAAGCATGTTTAGAGATGGCAATGTACCCACTTGCCCGGTCACACCGGGAAATTTCACCTATAACAACGTTACCGGTACTGCCAGCTGCACCACTACAAACCATCCCCGCTAA
- a CDS encoding response regulator, translated as MKKKILIIEDYNNIVEILTMRLSAMGYAVISAKDGQEGLTLARKEKPDLIVLDVTLPKMNGYKISRLLKFDSKYKDIPIIMLTARETKLDEQIGLETGADVYIYKSDRTGKLLKTIRHFLDSTPVRVA; from the coding sequence ATGAAGAAAAAAATATTAATCATAGAAGATTACAATAACATTGTCGAAATTTTAACAATGCGTTTAAGTGCGATGGGGTATGCGGTAATTTCTGCCAAGGATGGCCAGGAAGGATTGACCCTGGCCAGAAAAGAAAAACCCGATTTGATCGTTTTGGATGTTACGCTCCCTAAAATGAATGGTTATAAAATCAGCCGGTTACTTAAATTTGATTCAAAATATAAAGATATTCCCATTATTATGCTGACAGCGCGGGAGACGAAGCTGGATGAGCAAATAGGGCTGGAGACCGGAGCGGACGTATATATCTATAAATCGGATAGAACCGGCAAGTTGCTGAAGACAATTCGTCATTTTCTGGATTCAACTCCGGTCAGAGTGGCTTAG
- a CDS encoding prepilin-type N-terminal cleavage/methylation domain-containing protein has protein sequence MKKRCATFKNQNGFTLIELTVVIVIVGILSYAVVANYTESHERLQINAITLKIASDVRYARDLALTEGRGSRVYIDLTNNQYYLKWDDESYMQNPMGGGDFVVQLGTPGEFGSVQITGTAFSGGRLDFGTSGSPRNAGNSFSGELILVSINNEKKVVITANTGFVRIEDL, from the coding sequence GTGAAAAAACGTTGCGCGACTTTTAAAAACCAAAATGGCTTTACCCTTATTGAACTGACAGTTGTCATTGTAATTGTGGGTATCCTGTCCTATGCGGTCGTTGCTAATTACACTGAATCTCACGAGAGACTACAAATTAACGCCATCACTTTAAAGATAGCTTCAGACGTCCGTTACGCCCGCGACCTCGCTCTAACCGAGGGTAGGGGCTCAAGAGTTTATATCGATCTAACAAACAATCAGTACTACTTAAAATGGGATGACGAAAGTTATATGCAGAATCCCATGGGCGGAGGAGACTTTGTGGTTCAGCTTGGAACACCTGGTGAATTCGGCTCAGTGCAGATTACAGGCACGGCTTTTTCAGGGGGGCGGCTGGATTTCGGGACCAGCGGCTCACCCAGAAACGCCGGCAACTCTTTTTCAGGGGAGTTGATTTTGGTGTCCATTAACAATGAAAAGAAAGTTGTTATTACCGCTAATACAGGATTCGTGCGAATTGAAGATCTTTAA
- a CDS encoding prepilin-type N-terminal cleavage/methylation domain-containing protein, giving the protein MKIFKDKAYEVKSESGMTLIELILVMVLVAILSGFISKIIYYEINTYEMIADRKDELQSSRYAFHVMTRDIRQVLNPESIFHASVDSLTFDDVDTTMISYKYQNNQILRNGDLLVDGVSNFYFYYFDDAGNPLDDPVPDPTEIRVIELNLSNTVHSQVINSKIKVTPRNFLNSL; this is encoded by the coding sequence TTGAAGATCTTTAAAGACAAAGCTTACGAAGTAAAATCAGAGTCCGGCATGACACTGATCGAACTTATCCTGGTTATGGTGCTTGTTGCCATATTATCGGGCTTTATTTCAAAAATAATTTATTATGAGATCAATACTTATGAGATGATCGCCGATCGCAAAGATGAATTACAGAGCTCGCGCTATGCCTTTCATGTCATGACCCGCGACATTCGTCAAGTTTTAAATCCGGAAAGTATTTTTCATGCTTCTGTAGATTCGCTCACGTTTGACGACGTTGACACCACGATGATTTCTTATAAATATCAAAACAATCAAATTCTTCGTAACGGCGATTTACTCGTCGATGGCGTGAGTAATTTTTACTTTTATTATTTTGATGACGCCGGTAACCCTTTGGATGACCCGGTTCCCGACCCAACTGAAATTAGAGTAATTGAACTGAATTTGTCAAATACGGTCCACAGTCAAGTGATTAATTCAAAAATAAAAGTCACTCCTCGAAATTTTCTGAATTCTTTATGA
- a CDS encoding MerR family transcriptional regulator, which produces MMNTMWLSSSDVTRQLKISLRQLYYWELKGIIKPRLITLGSREFKRYSNRDFKVLSQIKDFLDEGYTLNSAVRRAQTKP; this is translated from the coding sequence ATGATGAATACCATGTGGTTAAGTAGTTCTGATGTTACACGCCAACTTAAAATAAGTTTAAGACAACTTTATTACTGGGAATTAAAAGGGATCATTAAACCTCGGTTGATCACCTTGGGGTCCCGGGAGTTTAAGCGCTATTCCAACAGGGATTTCAAGGTTTTAAGCCAGATTAAAGATTTTTTGGACGAAGGGTATACTCTAAACAGCGCAGTCCGCCGCGCCCAAACAAAACCGTAA
- a CDS encoding PAS domain-containing sensor histidine kinase, protein MEQFKRNPAKTQFADGNAVAIHSTKLTSEKEKFELLASRTLDGILLCDSEKEILFINNSAKRILDLQVDKNWVGESLEDLKTPCLIDSLNAALKNNIHEINKVVDLSANHTKLIGIHLELARNSRNEQVGWMFVMRDVTRNWQNEQMRSALTVASHEIKTPLNSMLSAVDLLLDLDLGSLNSKQNHCLTVVKDDIQRLNRLLTDLLDLSRFDEGIQFLERRKQTSLEFLVNKVLDSFRAFAKSKKMRLENKVPKSIPTFKGDRDRLQQVLSNLVENGIKYSMPGGLLSVHAELQDSIIKCWVNDTGVGIPASDLQTIFERFNQLDNFPDSGSRGYGLGLSIAKEIVKSNGGQIWVESKLKVGSTFFFTIPV, encoded by the coding sequence ATGGAGCAATTCAAACGTAACCCCGCAAAAACCCAATTTGCCGATGGCAATGCTGTTGCGATTCATTCCACCAAATTAACCTCGGAAAAAGAAAAATTCGAATTACTGGCCTCCAGAACCCTCGACGGGATTCTCCTGTGCGATTCAGAAAAAGAAATTCTCTTCATTAATAATTCAGCAAAACGCATTTTAGACCTACAGGTTGATAAAAATTGGGTTGGAGAGTCCTTAGAAGATTTGAAAACACCATGTTTAATAGATTCTCTGAATGCCGCGCTGAAAAACAATATTCACGAGATCAATAAAGTTGTCGACCTCTCTGCAAACCACACCAAATTAATTGGTATTCATTTGGAGCTTGCCCGAAATTCAAGAAACGAGCAGGTCGGTTGGATGTTTGTCATGCGCGATGTGACCCGGAACTGGCAGAATGAACAGATGCGCTCGGCTCTCACGGTTGCAAGCCACGAAATTAAAACCCCGCTTAACTCGATGCTAAGCGCGGTAGATTTACTTTTGGACCTTGACTTAGGAAGCCTGAATTCGAAGCAGAATCACTGTTTAACGGTTGTCAAAGACGACATTCAGCGTTTAAACCGTCTGCTTACAGATTTGCTGGACTTGTCAAGGTTTGACGAGGGCATTCAATTTTTAGAAAGAAGAAAGCAGACATCTTTAGAATTCCTGGTCAATAAAGTTTTAGATTCTTTTCGAGCATTCGCAAAATCAAAGAAGATGCGATTAGAAAATAAAGTCCCGAAATCAATTCCAACATTTAAAGGGGATCGGGACCGGTTACAGCAGGTCCTGTCAAACCTGGTTGAAAACGGCATCAAATATTCGATGCCCGGAGGGTTGCTTTCAGTTCATGCAGAATTGCAAGATTCAATTATTAAGTGCTGGGTAAACGACACGGGTGTAGGTATCCCGGCAAGCGACCTTCAAACAATTTTCGAGAGATTTAATCAGCTTGATAATTTTCCTGATAGCGGCTCGCGCGGTTATGGGCTTGGTTTAAGTATTGCGAAAGAGATCGTCAAATCAAACGGTGGGCAGATTTGGGTGGAAAGTAAGTTGAAAGTAGGCAGCACATTCTTTTTTACAATTCCTGTCTGA